From the genome of Anaerolineales bacterium:
GTTTGGGTGCTCTCTTGGGCATCCTCTTCACCGCCTTCGTCTGGTCGCGCGCCATGCTCAACGACGTCGTCGGGAAGCGCACCCTGGTCTACCGGGCGATTCAAGTTGGCGATGAACTCGAGGAAACCGGCGAAGTGTTCAACGAATCCCGGCTGCCCGTTCTATGGGCCGAGTTTGTCGATAACAGCGACCTTCCAGGTTATACCATTTCAAGTGTACGCGGTTTGAATCCAAACATGCTTACCCAATGGCGCGCCGGCGCGATCTGTAATCGCAGAGGCCTTTTCCATCTCGGTCCATGGGAACTGCGCATGGGGGATCCGTTTGGCATTTTCAACGTGTGCCATATGTTCCACGAGCCGGAGGAAATATTGGTTTTCCCTCCGCTTGCCAGGCTGCCCGCGGGTTTGATGCCGCGAGGCGGTTCGCAGGGCGAATTTCTACTCGTCCCGCAGCCGCTTCACGCGGACACTGTGAATGCATCCTTCGTGCGCCCTTACGTACCCGGTGATCCCTTGCGTCAAATCCACTGGCCGACGACCGCCAGGCGCTTCGAACCGTACGTCAAAGGTTTCGAACCGGAAGGCACATCCACGATCTGGATCGTCCTGGATATGGATGGAGAGGCTCATTTTGGGGAGGGGCAAAATTCAAGCGAGGAGGTCATGATCATGCTTGCGGCCTCGCTCGCGCGTGAATATCTGCAGACGGGATTGTCCGTCGGGCTCTTCGCTCACGGCACCGAACGCGTCATCATTCCGCCGCAGAGAAGCCGCACGCATTTCTGGACGCTGCTGCGAGGACTGGCGCCATTACGGGCCAGCGCCTCCCGTCCGCTGGCAAAAACGATCGTAGATGCTTCCGCGGTTCAATCCTCCCGCCATCTTTCGGTGGTGATTACGCCGTCACTAAACACCGAGTGGTCGGCAAAGATCAATCCCTTTGCCAGCAGCAGCCACGGCGGCGTGATGGCAATTCTGTTGGATTCGGGCGATCCGGAGCAATCAGGAAAAACGGAAGCCGCCGTTCTCGAATTATCGAAAATCGGGATCCGGACGCGCGTCGTGGTTCCGGCTTCGGTCAAGCCCATCTACGCCGCCTATGGAGAACTACATCGTTGGGAATTCACGCAGCTTGGCACCGGCGCCGTCGTTACACGTTCACAACCCCGCGCTACGATGGACCTTTCTATGAGGGCCGACAAATGATCGCTGCTGCGCTGGTTCGACGCACGAAGCACCTCTTCGTCCCCGCTGCGTTGGTGTTGGCCATCGCCGTTACG
Proteins encoded in this window:
- a CDS encoding DUF58 domain-containing protein; the protein is MSWRTRMAAKLKGIFRGSPVLIQRDDGNRKSVLELRSWYPIILLIVILVWHVHELATTTAIGLGALLGILFTAFVWSRAMLNDVVGKRTLVYRAIQVGDELEETGEVFNESRLPVLWAEFVDNSDLPGYTISSVRGLNPNMLTQWRAGAICNRRGLFHLGPWELRMGDPFGIFNVCHMFHEPEEILVFPPLARLPAGLMPRGGSQGEFLLVPQPLHADTVNASFVRPYVPGDPLRQIHWPTTARRFEPYVKGFEPEGTSTIWIVLDMDGEAHFGEGQNSSEEVMIMLAASLAREYLQTGLSVGLFAHGTERVIIPPQRSRTHFWTLLRGLAPLRASASRPLAKTIVDASAVQSSRHLSVVITPSLNTEWSAKINPFASSSHGGVMAILLDSGDPEQSGKTEAAVLELSKIGIRTRVVVPASVKPIYAAYGELHRWEFTQLGTGAVVTRSQPRATMDLSMRADK